A DNA window from Brassica napus cultivar Da-Ae chromosome C1, Da-Ae, whole genome shotgun sequence contains the following coding sequences:
- the LOC106378527 gene encoding uncharacterized protein LOC106378527 has protein sequence MAILAIFSRKIARIIFLLVMDINLVEVMQGMSIEEDKPIIIPEDDTYCAMERGRSSLLGRLLNPEAQNMSRMLRTMPKIWKVYERVRGIALSRDRFQFFFYLETDIKTVLKQGFWTFNDWGMALERWVEAPPRSYLQTAAVWVRLRNIPVNYLTAKTIDAIADGIGHVEVIEFDPEKPLLNDYVRVQVTIDLNVPVRDKKSLNLPGGRVEYIDVEYERIRKKCYHCMRLSHEKQKCSLLQRTKNKGKEVAVPPNGKQHQPSGSRQHHIDLTEKLMPLLAPSVPPGFEPHSSIVAPEVFEEMRTYMNCVDPEERRIREIKMRKTLDELSRDPVAQRACLIGKSSGPLD, from the coding sequence ATGGCGATTTTGGCGATTTTTTCTAGGAAAATAGCCAGAATCATCTTTCTGTTGGTGATGGATATTAATCTTGTTGAAGTGATGCAAGGAATGTCGATTGAGGAGGATAAGCCAATCATCATACCAGAGGACGATACTTATTGTGCGATGGAAAGAGGAAGAAGTAGTCTTTTGGGAAGATTGCTTAATCCAGAGGCGCAGAACATGTCTCGAATGCTGAGAACGATGCCAAAGATATGGAAAGTGTACGAGAGAGTCAGGGGAATTGCGCTTTCAAGAGAtagatttcagttttttttttatcttgagaCTGATATCAAGACAGTGCTGAAGCAAGGATTCTGGACTTTTAATGATTGGGGAATGGCCCTGGAGAGATGGGTTGAAGCTCCTCCGAGATCCTACCTTCAAACAGCAGCAGTGTGGGTCAGACTGAGAAACATTCCAGTTAACTATCTCACGGCGAAAACGATAGATGCGATTGCTGATGGCATTGGCCATGTGGAGGTGATTGAGTTTGACCCGGAGAAACCCTTACTCAATGATTATGTGAGGGTTCAAGTGACCATTGATCTCAACGTCCCGGTGAGAGACAAGAAGTCGCTCAACTTACCTGGTGGTCGAGTGGAATACATTGATGTAGAGTATGAAAGAATAAGGAAGAAGTGCTATCATTGTATGCGGCTGTCACATGAGAAACAAAAATGTTCTCTCCTTCAGAGAACGAAGAACAAAGGAAAAGAGGTGGCTGTGCCTCCTAATGGTAAGCAACACCAGCCTAGTGGTAGCCGTCAACATCACATTGACTTGACTGAAAAACTTATGCCTCTCTTAGCACCATCGGTACCTCCGGGTTTTGAGCCTCACAGCTCCATTGTGGCCCCTGAGGTGTTTGAAGAGATGAGAACTTACATGAACTGTGTCGacccagaggagagaagaataAGGGAAATTAAAATGAGGAAGACCTTGGATGAGCTGTCGAGAGATCCGGTTGCACAAAGAGCATGTTTGATTGGAAAAAGCTCTGGTCCTCTCGATTGA